A genome region from Diorhabda carinulata isolate Delta chromosome 2, icDioCari1.1, whole genome shotgun sequence includes the following:
- the LOC130890942 gene encoding adenosine 5'-monophosphoramidase HINT3-like isoform X1 yields MSSDQNCIFCKIVCGEAPSEILFQNDEIIVFKDIKPASKHHYLVVPKNHIINVNHLVTKEDKLLVERLIEIGKKVLEENGGTIEDARLGFHLPPFNSINHLHLHVISPMSEMSFFSRLIFKPNTWWFQLVDDTLKRLSKL; encoded by the exons ATGTCGTCTGATCAAAATTGTATCTTTTGTAAAATTGTATGTGGAGAAGCTCCATCAGAAATACTATttcaaaatgatgaaattattgtatttaaagaTATAAAGCCTGCATCTAAGCATCATTACCTAGTAGTACCAAAAAATCACATTATTAATGTTAACCACTTAGTTACAAAAGAAGATAAACTCTTAG tgGAAAGATTAATTGAAATTGGTAAAAAAGTCCTAGAAGAAAATGGGGGTACTATTGAAGATGCAAGATTAGGGTTTCATTTACCTCCTTTTAACTCTATAAATCATTTACATCTTCATGTTATATCTCCAATGTCTGAAATGAGTTTCTTCAGTAGACTTATTTTTAAACCAAATACGTGGTGGTTTCAGTTG
- the LOC130890942 gene encoding adenosine 5'-monophosphoramidase HINT3-like isoform X4, which yields MSSDQNCIFCKIVCGEAPSEILFQNDEIIVFKDIKPASKHHYLVVPKNHIINVNHLVTKEDKLLVERLIEIGKKVLEENGGTIEDARLGFHLPPFNSINHLHLHVISPMSEMSFFSRLIFKPNTWWFQLYKK from the exons ATGTCGTCTGATCAAAATTGTATCTTTTGTAAAATTGTATGTGGAGAAGCTCCATCAGAAATACTATttcaaaatgatgaaattattgtatttaaagaTATAAAGCCTGCATCTAAGCATCATTACCTAGTAGTACCAAAAAATCACATTATTAATGTTAACCACTTAGTTACAAAAGAAGATAAACTCTTAG tgGAAAGATTAATTGAAATTGGTAAAAAAGTCCTAGAAGAAAATGGGGGTACTATTGAAGATGCAAGATTAGGGTTTCATTTACCTCCTTTTAACTCTATAAATCATTTACATCTTCATGTTATATCTCCAATGTCTGAAATGAGTTTCTTCAGTAGACTTATTTTTAAACCAAATACGTGGTGGTTTCAGTTG
- the LOC130890942 gene encoding adenosine 5'-monophosphoramidase HINT3-like isoform X3: MSSDQNCIFCKIVCGEAPSEILFQNDEIIVFKDIKPASKHHYLVVPKNHIINVNHLVTKEDKLLVERLIEIGKKVLEENGGTIEDARLGFHLPPFNSINHLHLHVISPMSEMSFFSRLIFKPNTWWFQLRDVMCEA, from the exons ATGTCGTCTGATCAAAATTGTATCTTTTGTAAAATTGTATGTGGAGAAGCTCCATCAGAAATACTATttcaaaatgatgaaattattgtatttaaagaTATAAAGCCTGCATCTAAGCATCATTACCTAGTAGTACCAAAAAATCACATTATTAATGTTAACCACTTAGTTACAAAAGAAGATAAACTCTTAG tgGAAAGATTAATTGAAATTGGTAAAAAAGTCCTAGAAGAAAATGGGGGTACTATTGAAGATGCAAGATTAGGGTTTCATTTACCTCCTTTTAACTCTATAAATCATTTACATCTTCATGTTATATCTCCAATGTCTGAAATGAGTTTCTTCAGTAGACTTATTTTTAAACCAAATACGTGGTGGTTTCAGTTG